One genomic segment of Gemmatimonadota bacterium includes these proteins:
- a CDS encoding ABC transporter permease: MSSLTRRRLDNFRANRRGYYSLWIFLVLFGLSLPAEFIANDKPLLVRHKGAFYLPVLTAYPETLFGGDFETEAEYRDPFVKELIEKDGWIIWPLVPFRYDTINYDLKHPAPAPPSIQNYLGTDDQARDVTARLIYGFRLSVLFALALTAFSSVVGIAAGAVQGYLGGWVDLIFQRFIEIWGGLPTLFILIIIASIIEPTFWTLLIIMLLFSWMRLVGVVRAEFLRARNFDFVRAARALGVNDLTIMWRHVLPNAMVATLTFLPFVLVGSVTVLTSLDFLGFGLPPPSPSLGELLNQGKRNLQAPWLGLSGFFILAIMLSLLVFIGEAVRDAFDVRKTLSQTEGKSA, translated from the coding sequence ATTTCGAGCCTTACGCGCCGGCGCCTGGACAATTTTAGGGCAAATCGACGTGGCTATTATAGCCTGTGGATATTTCTCGTTCTATTCGGATTGAGCCTACCAGCAGAATTTATCGCCAATGACAAACCCCTTTTGGTCCGGCACAAGGGGGCGTTTTATTTGCCCGTCTTAACAGCCTATCCCGAAACGCTTTTTGGCGGCGACTTTGAAACCGAAGCCGAGTACCGCGATCCATTTGTAAAAGAATTAATTGAAAAAGACGGATGGATCATCTGGCCCCTGGTACCATTTCGCTACGATACAATCAACTACGACCTCAAGCACCCAGCCCCTGCACCGCCTTCTATACAAAACTATCTGGGCACCGATGATCAGGCACGCGATGTAACTGCACGATTGATCTACGGATTTCGGTTATCGGTCTTATTTGCCCTCGCGCTCACGGCATTTAGTTCTGTGGTAGGCATTGCAGCCGGCGCAGTACAGGGCTATCTGGGAGGATGGGTCGATCTCATTTTTCAAAGATTTATCGAAATTTGGGGCGGGTTACCAACCCTGTTTATCCTCATTATTATCGCCAGCATTATTGAGCCAACTTTCTGGACGCTCTTAATTATTATGCTACTATTTTCATGGATGCGCCTGGTCGGCGTGGTGCGAGCCGAATTTTTGCGGGCACGCAATTTTGATTTTGTACGCGCCGCACGCGCTCTGGGAGTCAATGACTTGACAATTATGTGGCGACACGTTTTGCCCAATGCCATGGTGGCAACACTGACCTTCTTGCCCTTTGTGCTCGTGGGATCTGTCACGGTATTGACCTCGCTGGACTTTCTCGGTTTTGGCCTTCCGCCCCCCTCTCCCTCGCTGGGAGAATTGCTCAACCAGGGCAAACGCAATCTGCAGGCCCCCTGGCTGGGTCTATCCGGATTTTTTATTCTTGCAATTATGTTATCGCTACTCGTATTTATCGGCGAGGCCGTGCGCGATGCATTTGATGTCCGCAAGACCCTGTCGCAAACGGAGGGCAAGAGCGCGTGA
- a CDS encoding ABC transporter ATP-binding protein, with translation MSLLYVQNLGVHFQLEDQVVEAVRGVSFHIEKGETIALVGESGSGKSVSALSVMQLLPYPRASHPHGSVQFDGEEMLGAPQERLQQLRGDRIAMIFQEPMTSLNPLHTIEKQIGETLMLHRKMTRAQAREHTIDLLQKVHLPDPETRLKSYPHQLSGGQRQRVMIAMALANEPDLLIADEPTTALDVTIQAQILKLLKDLQDEFGMAILLITHDLTIVRHVSDRVYVMTQGKIVEEGDTARIFGQPQHTYTQKLLNAQPKGTATALNGSTPIVIEADNLKVWFPIQRGFLRRTIGHIKAVDGISVTIRAGHTVGVVGESGSGKTTLGLALLRLLSSQGPIEFNGQGIQGLPSKVLRPLRREMQIVFQDPFGSLSPRLSVFHIIAEGLRVHNMGDSDHKRRDLVAEIMDEVGLEPEMMDRFPHEFSGGQRQRIAIARAMVLRPRFVVLDEPTSALDMTVQSQIIDLLRRLQKDHDLAYLFISHDLRVVRALANELVVMKDGVVVEHGATETVFANPQTDYTRELITAAFDIDVVERDR, from the coding sequence GTGAGCTTGCTATACGTTCAAAATTTGGGCGTGCATTTCCAGCTCGAAGACCAGGTCGTCGAAGCTGTGCGCGGCGTATCGTTTCACATTGAAAAAGGTGAAACCATTGCACTGGTAGGCGAATCGGGATCGGGCAAATCCGTCTCGGCACTTTCCGTAATGCAATTGCTGCCCTATCCACGCGCCTCGCATCCACACGGCAGCGTACAATTTGACGGAGAGGAAATGCTGGGCGCGCCGCAAGAGCGACTGCAACAACTGCGCGGCGACCGCATTGCGATGATTTTTCAAGAGCCGATGACCTCCTTGAATCCGCTGCATACAATTGAGAAACAAATCGGCGAAACCCTGATGTTGCACCGCAAAATGACGCGGGCGCAAGCGCGTGAACACACGATAGACTTATTGCAAAAAGTACACTTGCCCGACCCCGAAACGCGCCTCAAATCCTATCCCCACCAGCTATCGGGCGGTCAACGCCAACGCGTAATGATCGCCATGGCCCTGGCCAATGAGCCGGATTTGCTAATTGCCGATGAACCTACAACTGCGCTGGATGTGACGATTCAAGCGCAGATTTTAAAATTGCTCAAAGACCTGCAAGACGAATTTGGCATGGCGATTTTGCTCATCACACACGACCTGACAATCGTTCGGCATGTGTCAGATCGCGTCTATGTAATGACACAGGGAAAAATTGTAGAAGAAGGAGACACCGCGCGCATCTTCGGGCAACCGCAACACACCTATACACAAAAACTTCTAAATGCACAGCCAAAAGGAACAGCAACCGCGCTGAACGGATCGACACCCATCGTGATCGAGGCGGATAATCTGAAAGTGTGGTTCCCTATTCAGCGGGGATTTTTACGGCGAACCATCGGGCATATAAAAGCCGTAGATGGCATTTCAGTAACCATTCGCGCCGGGCATACCGTCGGCGTTGTCGGCGAGTCCGGCTCGGGCAAAACAACACTGGGATTGGCCCTCTTGCGGTTGCTGAGCAGTCAGGGACCAATTGAGTTTAACGGACAGGGCATTCAGGGCCTGCCGAGCAAAGTACTGCGCCCCTTGAGACGAGAGATGCAAATTGTTTTTCAAGACCCCTTTGGATCCTTAAGCCCGCGCCTATCGGTCTTTCACATTATTGCCGAGGGATTGCGGGTTCACAACATGGGAGACAGCGATCACAAACGCCGAGACCTCGTAGCAGAAATAATGGATGAAGTAGGGCTTGAACCCGAAATGATGGACCGGTTTCCACACGAGTTCTCGGGCGGCCAACGGCAGCGCATTGCCATAGCACGCGCCATGGTATTGCGCCCCCGATTTGTGGTCCTGGACGAACCCACAAGCGCGCTGGACATGACCGTGCAATCGCAAATTATCGACTTGCTTCGGCGCTTGCAAAAAGATCACGATCTGGCTTATTTATTTATCAGCCACGACCTGCGGGTCGTGCGCGCACTCGCCAATGAACTCGTCGTGATGAAGGACGGCGTCGTTGTAGAACACGGCGCAACAGAAACCGTATTTGCAAATCCACAAACAGATTATACGCGAGAATTGATTACAGCGGCATTTGATATCGATGTTGTTGAAAGAGACCGCTGA